One Brassica napus cultivar Da-Ae chromosome A5, Da-Ae, whole genome shotgun sequence DNA window includes the following coding sequences:
- the LOC125608674 gene encoding putative F-box protein At1g47790, translating to MKKQSTLGSSLPSDLTSEILFRLPAKSVGRFRCVSKLWLSTTTDPCFIKSFGTTRPSLLLCSIKGHNVFVNSIRSDSSSQPIHPYPTKVPGKHCYFSHMDSVHGLICIEDVDTRKPLVWNPTMGRLLVLPKPKMSSKHMKVFLGYDSVQGKHKVVCLPKKKTCYVCRVFTWQESWRTVETNFEHSVQDFASGRCIKGVIYYLACNRPGYDTVVMSFDVRSEIFHMIKLPTRIRWDMLISWDLLISYEGRLACIDEDNDKRLWSLEDATDKHKWSFQDFLSPLNKLFEVQGSTHAGCFKAFPNHIESLMPL from the coding sequence ATGAAGAAACAATCGACATTAGGTTCTTCTTTACCCAGCGATCTAACCTCAGAGATTCTCTTTCGGTTGCCTGCCAAATCCGTTGGGAGGTTTCGTTGCGTGTCAAAGCTTTGGTTATCAACCACCACTGATCCATGCTTCATCAAGTCGTTTGGAACTACACGGCCAAGTCTTCTACTCTGTTCAATAAAAGGTCACAATGTGTTTGTGAATTCGATCAGGTCTGACTCTTCTTCTCAGCCTATTCATCCTTATCCTACAAAAGTTCCTGGAAAACATTGTTATTTCTCCCATATGGATTCTGTGCACGGCTTGATCTGCATTGAAGATGTAGACACCCGGAAACCCCTAGTTTGGAACCCTACCATGGGACGATTGTTAGTTTTACCCAAACCTAAAATGAGCTCCAAACACATGAAGGTGTTTTTAGGATACGATTCAGTCCAAGGTAAACACAAAGTAGTTTGccttcccaaaaaaaaaacatgctacGTCTGCCGAGTTTTTACCTGGCAAGAATCATGGAGGACCGTCGAAACTAACTTTGAGCATAGTGTTCAAGATTTTGcttctggtcgatgcatcaaggGGGTGATATATTATCTAGCATGTAATCGTCCAGGGTATGATACGGTTGTAATGAGCTTTGATGTGAGATCTGAAATATTCCATATGATAAAACTACCCACACGCATTCGTTGGGATATGCTGATATCTTGGGATTTGCTGATATCTTACGAGGGGAGATTAGCTTGTATTGATGAAGATAATGATAAAAGATTGTGGAGTTTGGAGGATGCAACAGATAAACACAAGTGGTCGTTTCAAGACTTTCTCTCACCTTTAAATAAGCTTTTCGAAGTACAAGGTTCCACTCATGCTGGTTGTTTCAAGGCTTTCCCGAATCACATTGAAAGTCTTATGCCTTTGTAA
- the LOC106407292 gene encoding vacuolar protein sorting-associated protein 9A, producing the protein MENNTDVSIHDFLERMRKPSAGDLVKSIKSFIVSFLNNEPDPEKDSAAVQDFFSKMEAAFRAHPLWSGCSEDELDSAGDGLEKYVMTKLFPRVFASNTEDVISDEKLFQKMSLVQQFISPEYLDIKPTFQNETSWLLAQKELQKINMYKAPRDKLVCVLNCCKVINNLLLNASIASNENTPGADEFLPVLIYVTIKANPPQLHSNLLYIQRYRRESKLVGEAAYFFTNILSAESFISNIDAKSLSMDEAEFEKNMESARARISGLSSQPTAPPPPRDESTVHKTQMLNPKRETTLFQSRSSDSLSGTSDILNANSEIPVKKVESVSDLENKGASRLLKDTEASKIFQEYPYLFANAGDLRIGDVESLLNSYKQLVFKYVCLSKGLGDAATTSLASSSSPPLQALSGFDTAKEPEDEHTTLSSDVRETDRSVDDLVRALQSEGEAVVDKVLDVKQEEHTAVLAEEQT; encoded by the exons ATGGAGAACAACACGGACGTTTCGATTCATGATTTCCTGGAGCGGATGCGTAAACCCTCCGCCGGCGATCTCGTTAAATCCATCAAAAG TTTCATTGTTTCATTCTTGAACAATGAGCCAGACCCAGAAAAGGATTCTGCTGCAGTTCAAGACTTCTTTTCCAAGATGGAAGCTGCTTTCAGGGCTCATCCACTTTGGTCCGGTTGTTCTGAGGATGAACTAGACAGCGCTGGAGAT GGTTTAGAGAAGTATGTCATGACAAAGCTGTTTCCCCGTGTCTTCGCTTCAAACACCGAGGATGTTATATCTGATGAGAAACTCTTTCAGAAGATGTCCTTGGTTCAACAGTTCATTTCTCCTGAGTATTTGGATATAAAACCAACTTTTCAAAACGAAACATCCTGGCTG CTAGCTCAGAAAGAGCTCCAGAAGATAAACATGTACAAAGCTCCTCGTGATAAGCTTGTGTGTGTCCTTAACTGCTGCAAAGTGATTAATAACTTACTCCTAAACGCTTCCATTGCTTCTAATGAGAATACGCCTGGAGCGGATGAGTTTCTTCCTGTCTTGATATATGTTACAATAAAG GCTAATCCTCCACAGCTTCACTCAAACCTGTTGTATATACAAAGATATAGGCGTGAATCTAAACTTGTTGGTGAAGCTGCCTACTTCTTCACAAACATACTCTCTGCagagtctttcatctcaaatatCGATGCGAAATCACTTTCAATGGATGAAGCTGAGTTTGAGAAGAACATGGAATCTGCACGGGCACGAATCTCTGGTTTAAGCAGCCAGCCTACTGCACCACCTCCCCCTCGTGATGAGTCCACCGTTCATAAAACTCAAATGCTGAACCCCAAGAGAGAAACAACTCTTTTCCAGTCAAGATCGTCTGATAGTCTCTCTGGAACCAGTGACATACTCAACGCCAACAGTGAAATACCAGTGAAGAAAGTTGAATCCGTATCTGATTTGGAAAACAAGGGTGCTTCAAGGCTTCTGAAGGATACGGAGGCAAGCAAAATCTTCCAAGAATATCCTTACTTATTTGCAAACGCTGGTGATTTGAGGATAGGAGATGTTGAAAGTTTGTTAAATAGTTATAAACAGCTCGTGTTCAAATATGTGTGCCTTTCCAAAGGATTGGGTGATGCAGCAACAACATCTTTAGCTTCTTCATCAAGTCCACCCTTGCAAGCTTTGTCCGGTTTTGATACGGCTAAGGAACCTGAGGATGAGCATACAACATTATCTTCAGATGTAAGGGAAACTGACAGGAGCGTTGATGATCTGGTGCGAGCTCTACAGAGTGAAGGGGAAGCTGTTGTTGATAAGGTCTTAGATGTAAAACAAGAAGAGCATACAGCAgttttggcagaagaacaaacATGA
- the LOC106428834 gene encoding putative F-box protein At3g10240 has protein sequence MEKQSTSGSLLPSDLISEILFRLPAKSVGRFRCVSKLWLSITTDPSFIKSFGTTRPSLLLCSIKGHNMFVSHQSLIRSSSSSQPFHLHPMEVPGKHCYFSCMDSVHGLICINGVKSKVPLVWNPTMGKLLALPKPKMSSRHADVFLGYDSIVGKHKVVCLPHRKTCYVCRVFTLGSGQESWRTVRTNFKHRVEAVASGQCIKGMIYYLACNRQGYGTVVMSFDVRSEIFHMIELPSSIHWDVLMTYEGKIACIDEDNDKRLWSLEDATDKHKWSFQDFLSPVYKFFELQGFTHAGEFIYVPFKFYKSSYIKFYDPVRNSCRSLNFEGIVDGQSVKAFPNHIESLMPL, from the exons ATGGAGAAACAATCCACATCAGGTTCTTTGTTACCCAGTGACCTAATCTCAGAGATTCTCTTTCGGTTGCCTGCCAAATCTGTTGGAAGGTTTCGTTGCGTGTCGAAGCTTTGGTTATCAATCACCACTGATCCAAGTTTCATCAAGTCGTTTGGAACTACAAGGCCGAGTCTTCTACTATGTTCAATAAAAGGTCACAATATGTTTGTTAGTCATCAGAGTTTGATCaggtcttcctcttcttctcagcCTTTCCATCTTCATCCAATGGAAGTTCCAGGAAAACATTGTTACTTCTCCTGTATGGATTCTGTGCACGGCTTAATCTGCATTAATGGTGTAAAGTCCAAAGTGCCCTTGGTCTGGAACCCTACCATGGGGAAATTATTAGCTTTACCAAAACCAAAGATGAGCTCCAGACATGCAGATGTCTTTTTAGGATACGATTCAATCGTAGGTAAACACAAAGTAGTGTGCCTTCCCCATAGAAAAACTTGCTACGTCTGCCGAGTTTTTACTTTGGGTTCAGGGCAAGAATCATGGAGGACCGTCAGAACTAACTTTAAGCATCGTGTTGAAGCCGTTGCTTCTGGCCAATGCATTAAGGGGATGATATATTATCTAGCCTGTAATCGTCAAGGGTATGGTACAGTTGTAATGAGCTTCGATGTGAGATCTGAAATATTCCATATGATAGAACTACCCTCAAGTATTCATTGGGATGTGCTGATGACTTACGAGGGGAAAATAGCTTGTATTGATGAAGATAATGATAAAAGATTGTGGAGTTTGGAAGATGCAACAGATAAACACAAGTGGTCGTTTCAAGACTTTCTATCACCTGTATATAAGTTTTTCGAACTACAAGGTTTCACTCATGCTGGTGAGTTTATTTATGTACCTTTCAAGTTCTACAAATCTTCTTATATCAAATTCTACGACCCGGTGAGAAACAGTTGTAGAAGTCTCAATTTTGAAGGAATAGTAGA tgggcaAAGCGTGAAGGCTTTCCCGAATCACATTGAAAGTCTTATGCCTTTGTAA
- the LOC125608860 gene encoding putative F-box protein At3g10240, with the protein MEQLSTLDSFLPRDLTSEILLRLPAKSVGKFRCVSKLWLSITTDPCFIKSFGTTRPSLLLCSIQGHNMFVTPSIRSYSSSQPFYPYPMKVLGEHCYFPHMDSVQGLICIVDVDSLKPLVWNPTMGQLLFLPKPKLSSRHMNVFLGYDPVQGKHKVACFPQRKTCHVCRVFTLGSGQESWKTVKTNIEHSVAVASGRCIMGVIYYLAFKSQGSDAVVMSFDVRSETFHMIELPSSIHCDSLITYKGRLACIDANNDKRLWSLEDATDKHKWSFQDFLSPLYKMFELQGSTHAGEFIYVPFNKSPYIELYDPVGNSWRRLEFEGLEFEGISDDEFGHTKAFTNHTESLMPL; encoded by the coding sequence ATGGAGCAACTATCGACATTAGATTCTTTTTTACCCAGGGATCTAACCTCAGAGATTCTCTTAAGATTGCCTGCCAAATCTGTTGGGAAATTTCGTTGTGTGTCGAAGCTTTGGTTATCAATCACCACCGATCCATGTTTCATCAAGTCGTTTGGAACTACACGACCAAGTCTTCTACTCTGTTCAATACAAGGTCACAATATGTTTGTTACTCCTTCTATCAGGTCATACTCTTCTTCTCAGCCTTTTTATCCTTATCCTATGAAAGTTCTAGGAGAACATTGTTACTTCCCCCATATGGATTCCGTGCAAGGTTTGATCTGCATTGTAGATGTAGACTCCCTGAAGCCCCTAGTTTGGAACCCTACCATGGgccaattattatttttaccaaAACCCAAATTGAGCTCCAGACATATGAACGTGTTTTTAGGATATGATCCAGTCCAAGGTAAACACAAAGTAGCATGTTTTCCCCAAAGAAAAACATGCCATGTCTGCCGAGTTTTTACCTTGGGATCAGGGCAAGAATCATGGAAGACCGTCAAAACTAACATTGAGCATAGTGTTGCCGTTGcttctggtcgatgcatcatgGGGGTGATATATTATCTAGCTTTTAAAAGTCAAGGGTCTGATGCGGTTGTTATGAGCTTTGATGTGAGATCTGAAACATTCCATATGATAGAACTACCCTCAAGTATTCATTGTGATTCGCTGATAACTTACAAGGGGAGATTAGCTTGTATTGATGCAAATAATGATAAAAGATTGTGGAGTTTGGAGGATGCAACAGATAAACACAAGTGGTCGTTTCAAGACTTTCTCTCACCTTTATACAAGATGTTTGAACTACAAGGTTCCACTCATGCTGGTGAGTTTATTTATGTACCGTTCAACAAATCACCTTATATTGAATTGTACGATCCGGTGGGAAACAGTTGGAGAAGACTCGAATTTGAAGGACTCGAATTTGAAGGAATCTCAGACGACGAATTTGGACACACTAAGGCTTTCACGAATCACACTGAAAGTCTTATGCCTTTGTAA